The following coding sequences are from one Streptomyces sp. NBC_01294 window:
- a CDS encoding peptidylprolyl isomerase translates to MSNVYFDITINGAPAGRIVFALFDEAVPKTARNFRELATGQNGYGYAGSGFHRVIPQFMLQGGDFTNHNGTGGKSIYGEKFEDENFQLKHDRPYLLSMANAGRNTNGSQFFITTVVTSWLDGKHVVFGEVVSGQELVDQIEALGSQSGAPKGKVEIAASGVVDAA, encoded by the coding sequence ATGAGCAACGTCTACTTCGACATCACCATCAACGGCGCCCCCGCCGGCCGCATCGTCTTCGCCCTCTTCGACGAGGCCGTCCCGAAGACGGCGCGCAACTTCCGTGAACTGGCCACCGGCCAGAACGGCTACGGCTACGCCGGCTCGGGCTTCCACCGCGTCATCCCCCAGTTCATGCTGCAGGGCGGTGACTTCACCAACCACAACGGCACCGGTGGCAAGAGCATCTACGGCGAGAAGTTCGAGGACGAGAACTTCCAGCTGAAGCACGACCGCCCGTACCTGCTGTCGATGGCGAACGCCGGCCGCAACACCAACGGCTCGCAGTTCTTCATCACCACCGTCGTCACCTCGTGGCTCGACGGCAAGCACGTCGTCTTCGGCGAGGTCGTCTCGGGCCAGGAGCTCGTCGACCAGATCGAGGCCCTCGGCTCCCAGTCCGGCGCCCCCAAGGGCAAGGTCGAGATCGCGGCCTCGGGCGTCGTCGACGCCGCCTGA
- a CDS encoding serine/threonine-protein kinase, with product MVEQLTQHDPRRIGPFEVLGRLGAGGMGLVYLARSASGRRVAIKTVRTELAEDQLFRVRFTREVEAARAVSGFYTAAVVDADPRAAVPWLATAYVPAPSLEEIVNECGPMPAQAVRWLAAGIAEALQSIHGAGLVHRDLKPSNVLVVEDGPRVIDFGIASGVSNTRLTMTNVAVGTPAYMSPEQAKDSRSVKGASDVFSLGSTLVFAATGHPPYHGANPVETVFMLLREGPNLEGLPEELRPLIESCMQMDATLRPTPADLQAQLAPHLFEGGDESGTASAWLPGRAVAMIEARRAGNRTPAAPVVPAPGPGHGAGHGAASASRGPASEQATHRRPRGADAWVDPRTGQAVPQRPHHPPMNPVPSGEPVRLGGSPVPIGPGPRATAAAPAAHASAADSATGWVRPPGGSAVTPSAAPAVPSPAPAPDSGRWRPWRFRMSNEVWGTPTVAGNLLYVTSFEVHALDVASGRRQFKTRDVAWSMAVADGRIHASDGPSLYALDASDGSERWRLSTDAWVYALRAERGTVVTAARGGGVQAWEASSGQKLWELTGAQTDFETPEAAPVLHDGTVYVWQDARLRALDARSGRESWSYPVGDAASCGNVPVRVTPAPDGNVYVAAGTRVLSVDRASGRVRWHFEAPAVFLAPPAFAPGAAVTGGGVYLVDYLGTVYALDAATGQDRWRIATEARQSPDPVVVANGNVHLGAGSALYTLDAVTGTPKWRFAAGGEITGLPAVADGRVHFGSADHCLYTLDAAGGQLRWKLATGGEITGAPVAEAGVVYACSKDRCVYALDAAKGTGTRTSG from the coding sequence GTGGTGGAGCAGCTGACGCAGCACGACCCGAGACGGATCGGCCCCTTCGAGGTGCTGGGACGGCTCGGCGCCGGCGGCATGGGGCTGGTCTATCTCGCGCGGTCCGCGTCCGGACGGCGGGTCGCGATCAAGACGGTGCGGACCGAGCTCGCCGAGGACCAGCTGTTCCGGGTGCGCTTCACCCGCGAGGTGGAGGCGGCCCGCGCCGTGTCCGGCTTCTACACCGCGGCCGTGGTCGACGCCGACCCGCGCGCCGCCGTGCCGTGGCTGGCCACCGCCTACGTCCCGGCGCCCTCCCTCGAGGAGATCGTCAACGAGTGCGGGCCCATGCCCGCCCAGGCCGTACGGTGGCTCGCGGCCGGCATCGCCGAGGCCCTGCAGTCCATCCACGGAGCCGGCCTCGTCCACCGCGACCTGAAGCCGTCCAACGTGCTCGTCGTCGAGGACGGCCCGCGCGTGATCGACTTCGGCATCGCGAGCGGGGTCTCCAACACCCGCCTGACCATGACGAACGTCGCCGTCGGCACCCCCGCCTACATGTCGCCCGAGCAGGCCAAGGACTCGCGCAGCGTCAAGGGCGCCAGCGACGTCTTCTCGCTCGGCTCCACGCTCGTCTTCGCCGCCACCGGGCACCCGCCGTACCACGGGGCGAACCCGGTGGAGACGGTCTTCATGCTGCTGCGCGAGGGGCCCAACCTGGAGGGGCTCCCCGAGGAACTGCGGCCGCTGATCGAGTCCTGCATGCAGATGGACGCCACGCTGCGGCCGACCCCGGCCGACCTGCAGGCGCAGCTCGCCCCGCACCTGTTCGAGGGCGGTGACGAGAGCGGGACCGCGTCCGCGTGGCTGCCCGGACGGGCCGTCGCGATGATCGAGGCCCGGCGCGCGGGGAACCGTACGCCCGCCGCGCCCGTGGTGCCCGCGCCCGGCCCCGGCCATGGCGCCGGCCACGGCGCCGCGTCCGCGTCCCGGGGGCCGGCCTCCGAGCAGGCCACGCACCGCCGCCCGCGCGGGGCCGACGCCTGGGTGGACCCGCGCACCGGCCAGGCCGTCCCGCAGCGCCCGCACCACCCGCCGATGAACCCGGTGCCCTCGGGCGAGCCCGTGCGCCTCGGCGGCTCGCCCGTGCCGATCGGTCCCGGGCCGCGCGCGACCGCCGCGGCCCCGGCCGCGCACGCCTCCGCCGCCGACTCGGCGACCGGCTGGGTCCGCCCGCCGGGCGGCTCGGCGGTCACCCCCTCCGCAGCGCCGGCCGTGCCGAGCCCCGCCCCGGCCCCGGACAGCGGCCGCTGGCGCCCGTGGCGGTTCCGCATGTCGAACGAGGTCTGGGGCACCCCGACCGTCGCCGGCAACCTGCTCTACGTGACCTCCTTCGAGGTCCACGCGCTGGACGTGGCGAGCGGCCGCCGGCAGTTCAAGACCCGCGACGTCGCCTGGTCCATGGCGGTCGCCGACGGCCGGATCCACGCCTCGGACGGCCCCTCGCTCTACGCGCTCGACGCCTCCGACGGCTCCGAGCGCTGGCGGCTGTCCACCGACGCCTGGGTGTACGCGCTGCGCGCCGAGCGGGGCACGGTCGTCACCGCCGCGCGCGGGGGCGGCGTACAGGCCTGGGAGGCGTCCAGCGGCCAGAAGCTGTGGGAGCTGACCGGCGCGCAGACCGACTTCGAGACCCCGGAGGCGGCTCCCGTCCTCCACGACGGCACGGTGTACGTGTGGCAGGACGCGCGGCTGCGCGCGCTCGACGCCCGCAGCGGCCGCGAGTCCTGGTCCTACCCGGTCGGCGACGCGGCCTCCTGCGGGAACGTGCCCGTCCGCGTCACCCCGGCCCCGGACGGCAACGTCTACGTCGCGGCCGGCACCCGGGTCCTGTCCGTGGACCGGGCATCGGGCCGGGTCCGCTGGCACTTCGAGGCCCCCGCGGTCTTCCTGGCCCCTCCGGCCTTCGCGCCGGGCGCGGCCGTCACGGGCGGCGGGGTCTACCTCGTCGACTACCTCGGCACCGTCTACGCCCTCGACGCGGCCACCGGCCAGGACCGCTGGCGGATCGCGACGGAGGCCCGCCAGTCCCCGGACCCGGTGGTCGTCGCGAACGGCAACGTCCACCTGGGCGCGGGCAGCGCGCTCTACACGCTCGACGCGGTCACCGGCACCCCGAAGTGGCGCTTCGCGGCGGGCGGCGAGATCACCGGCCTGCCGGCGGTCGCGGACGGCCGGGTGCACTTCGGTTCGGCCGACCACTGCCTCTACACGCTCGACGCGGCGGGCGGCCAGCTCCGCTGGAAGCTGGCCACGGGCGGCGAGATCACGGGCGCCCCGGTGGCGGAGGCGGGCGTGGTGTACGCGTGCAGCAAGGACCGCTGTGTGTACGCCCTGGACGCGGCCAAGGGCACGGGCACCCGTACGAGCGGTTGA
- a CDS encoding acyl-CoA dehydrogenase family protein produces MDAAFTAEQDEIRRTLREILGKRCGPDEVKAAVRTAAGHDRELWQQLARQLGLPGIAVAEEYGGVGCAPADLALACEETGRVLLPSPLLATAALCVPLITALGTGTQRSALLPPLAAGGLTAALAVSGPALATALALTGEDTAGHWSGGGRAGGVQARADASGGGWRLYGEVAQVLDGHSAALLLVAAHTGGFARSRTLLFLVREDAPGLVRTRQAVLDETRPQARIELRDVPAELLGDEGADVLGALAATGRTASAVLAAEAVGAAGQALARTVEYVRQREQFGRAIGSFQAVKHRLADLYVQVQAARSAAYYAAWDPDQGGLALAQALEALRLTAGEAIQLHGGIGFTWEHDAHLYFKRAAADELLFGPVHRLRAHAADRAGLFAAPAVVPAGSSGPVPVPAPAHGAAHGAAQDADPAGGPRTTPPASPPAPEKVAV; encoded by the coding sequence ATGGATGCCGCCTTCACCGCGGAGCAGGACGAGATACGGCGTACCCTGCGCGAGATCCTGGGCAAACGCTGCGGCCCCGACGAGGTCAAGGCCGCCGTCCGCACCGCCGCCGGCCACGACCGCGAGCTGTGGCAGCAGCTCGCCCGGCAGCTCGGCCTGCCGGGCATCGCCGTCGCCGAGGAGTACGGCGGCGTCGGCTGCGCCCCCGCCGACCTGGCCCTGGCCTGCGAGGAGACCGGCCGGGTGCTGCTCCCGTCGCCGCTGCTGGCGACCGCCGCGCTCTGCGTACCCCTGATCACGGCCCTCGGCACCGGGACCCAGCGCTCCGCGCTGCTCCCGCCGCTGGCCGCCGGCGGGCTGACCGCCGCCCTCGCCGTTTCCGGGCCGGCGCTGGCCACCGCACTCGCGCTGACCGGCGAGGACACCGCCGGGCACTGGTCCGGCGGCGGCCGCGCGGGCGGGGTGCAGGCCCGCGCCGACGCGTCCGGCGGCGGCTGGCGGCTGTACGGGGAGGTCGCGCAGGTGCTCGACGGGCACAGCGCCGCGCTGCTGCTGGTCGCCGCGCACACGGGCGGCTTCGCCCGCAGCCGCACGCTGCTGTTCCTCGTACGGGAGGACGCGCCCGGGCTCGTGCGCACCCGGCAGGCCGTGCTCGACGAGACCCGCCCGCAGGCCAGGATCGAACTTCGCGATGTGCCCGCCGAGTTGCTGGGTGACGAAGGGGCCGACGTCCTCGGGGCCCTCGCCGCCACCGGGCGCACCGCCTCCGCCGTGCTCGCCGCCGAGGCGGTCGGCGCGGCCGGCCAGGCGCTCGCCCGCACCGTGGAGTACGTACGCCAGCGCGAGCAGTTCGGGCGGGCGATCGGCTCCTTCCAGGCGGTCAAGCACCGGCTCGCCGACCTGTACGTACAGGTGCAGGCGGCCCGCTCGGCGGCCTACTACGCCGCCTGGGACCCGGACCAGGGCGGCCTCGCCCTCGCCCAGGCGCTGGAGGCCCTGCGGCTGACCGCGGGGGAGGCGATCCAGCTGCACGGAGGCATCGGCTTCACCTGGGAGCACGACGCGCACCTCTACTTCAAGCGGGCGGCGGCCGACGAGCTGCTGTTCGGCCCGGTCCACCGGCTGCGCGCGCACGCCGCGGACCGCGCGGGCCTGTTCGCCGCCCCGGCCGTGGTCCCGGCCGGGTCCTCCGGTCCGGTTCCGGTGCCCGCTCCGGCGCACGGCGCGGCCCACGGCGCAGCCCAGGACGCGGACCCCGCCGGTGGACCGCGCACCACCCCGCCCGCATCCCCGCCCGCACCAGAGAAGGTGGCCGTCTGA
- a CDS encoding VOC family protein, with product MAAFAEGAPCWVDASLPDVEAGKRFYGELFGWTFATSAGAEYGHYTQAYSRGRNVAALAPKPDGRMPTVWGIYLYTTDAYACARRIRAAGGQMVMDPMPVGPYGTAAMAADPGGAVFGLWQPGTHHGFDAQQEPYTYCWSEVYTRARDAVDIFYAKVFGYVPQDQDDAGVEYRIWSPPGSAPGPETAVMGRSLITDAFPAIMPAHFLAYFAVPDCDQSVALVQRLGGRVTADPFDTPYGRIAVVADNQGAVFGLLSEPRTKPDA from the coding sequence ATGGCCGCATTCGCGGAAGGCGCACCCTGTTGGGTGGACGCCTCGCTTCCGGACGTCGAGGCGGGCAAGCGCTTCTACGGCGAGCTCTTCGGGTGGACCTTCGCGACCAGCGCGGGTGCCGAGTACGGCCACTACACGCAGGCCTACAGCCGCGGCCGCAACGTCGCCGCCCTCGCGCCCAAACCGGACGGCCGGATGCCCACCGTCTGGGGGATCTACCTCTACACCACCGACGCCTACGCCTGCGCCCGGCGCATCCGCGCCGCCGGCGGCCAGATGGTGATGGACCCGATGCCGGTCGGCCCGTACGGGACCGCCGCGATGGCCGCCGACCCCGGCGGGGCCGTCTTCGGCCTCTGGCAGCCGGGCACCCACCACGGGTTCGATGCCCAGCAGGAGCCGTACACGTACTGCTGGAGCGAGGTGTACACGCGCGCCCGCGACGCCGTCGACATCTTCTACGCGAAGGTCTTCGGCTACGTCCCGCAGGACCAGGACGACGCCGGCGTCGAGTACCGCATCTGGTCCCCGCCCGGCAGCGCGCCCGGCCCGGAGACGGCCGTCATGGGCCGCAGCCTGATCACCGACGCCTTCCCGGCGATCATGCCGGCGCACTTCCTCGCCTACTTCGCCGTCCCGGACTGCGACCAGTCCGTCGCCCTGGTGCAGCGGCTCGGCGGGCGGGTCACCGCCGACCCCTTCGACACCCCCTACGGACGGATCGCGGTCGTCGCCGACAACCAGGGGGCGGTCTTCGGGCTGCTCTCCGAGCCCAGGACGAAGCCGGACGCGTAG
- a CDS encoding nitroreductase family deazaflavin-dependent oxidoreductase, with protein MAVAPRVGVKLMQKVSSTMLFAKIAPHFIPAMDKAVHKLTRGKVMLSAQMLPGVILTAKGAKSGEPRTTPLACMPEDGGTSWILIGSNFGRPGHPAWTGNLLKHPDADVSWQGRDIAVRARLLAGEERAAAWQAVLRFWPPYATYQARIEREIRLFRLERR; from the coding sequence ATGGCTGTGGCTCCCCGTGTCGGCGTCAAGCTGATGCAGAAGGTCTCCTCGACCATGCTCTTCGCCAAGATCGCACCGCACTTCATCCCCGCCATGGACAAGGCGGTGCACAAGCTCACCCGCGGCAAGGTCATGCTCAGCGCCCAGATGCTGCCGGGCGTGATCCTCACCGCCAAGGGCGCCAAGTCCGGCGAACCCCGCACCACCCCGCTCGCCTGCATGCCCGAGGACGGCGGGACGAGCTGGATCCTGATCGGCTCCAACTTCGGCCGCCCCGGGCACCCGGCATGGACCGGGAACCTGCTCAAGCACCCGGACGCGGACGTGAGTTGGCAAGGCCGGGACATCGCCGTACGGGCCCGGCTGCTGGCGGGGGAGGAACGCGCGGCGGCGTGGCAGGCGGTGCTGAGGTTCTGGCCGCCGTACGCGACGTACCAGGCGCGCATCGAGCGCGAGATCCGGCTGTTCCGCCTGGAGCGTCGCTGA
- a CDS encoding Zn-ribbon domain-containing OB-fold protein, with the protein MLLPVPDEDGAPFWEYAARGELRVQACAACGRLRFPPRPCCPHCRSFDSEWRLMSGRGRIWSYVRPHPPLLPAYAAQAPYNVILVELADAPHIRLAGNLVTSADAPLDSVDPARLRIGARVQVVFTETGGMAVPRWLLEKP; encoded by the coding sequence CTGCTCCTGCCGGTCCCCGACGAGGACGGCGCCCCCTTCTGGGAGTACGCCGCCCGCGGCGAACTGCGCGTCCAGGCCTGCGCCGCCTGCGGCAGACTCCGCTTCCCGCCCCGCCCCTGCTGCCCGCACTGCCGGTCCTTCGACAGCGAGTGGCGCCTGATGAGCGGCCGCGGCCGCATCTGGTCGTACGTCCGGCCGCACCCCCCGCTGCTGCCCGCGTACGCCGCGCAGGCCCCGTACAACGTGATCCTCGTGGAGCTCGCCGACGCCCCGCACATCCGGCTCGCCGGGAACCTGGTGACCTCCGCCGACGCCCCGCTCGACTCGGTGGACCCGGCCCGGCTGCGCATCGGCGCACGGGTCCAGGTGGTGTTCACCGAGACGGGCGGGATGGCCGTGCCGCGCTGGCTCCTGGAGAAGCCGTGA
- a CDS encoding thiolase C-terminal domain-containing protein: MPGLTPGPAPRARRRVAVVGVALSDCGRVDGPTPYALHAQAARRALADSGLDRSVIDGFASAGLGTLAPVEVAEYLGLRPTWVDSTSVGGSTWEVMTAHAADAIAAGHANAVLLVYGSTARADIKARRRTSNLSFGARGPLQFEVPYGHTLISKYAMAARRHMHEYGTTLEQLAAVAVQARANAATNPDAMFRDPITVDDVLSGEMIADPFTKLHCCIRSDGGCAVLLAAEDYVPDTAKAPVWVLGSGTSVSHTTMSEWEDFTVSPAAVSGRIAFERAGLTPADVDLAEIYDAFTYMTLVTLEDLGFCAKGEGGAFVEKGRLLRDGELPVNTDGGGLSACHPGMRGLFLLVEAVRQLRGEAGPGQVTKHGGHLPEVALTSGTGGWFCSSGTVLLGRG, encoded by the coding sequence ATGCCTGGACTCACACCTGGACCCGCGCCCCGCGCCCGCCGGAGGGTCGCGGTGGTCGGCGTCGCCCTCTCCGACTGCGGCCGGGTGGACGGCCCCACCCCCTACGCCCTGCACGCGCAGGCCGCCCGCCGCGCCCTGGCCGACTCCGGCCTGGACCGCTCCGTCATCGACGGCTTCGCCTCGGCCGGCCTCGGCACGCTCGCCCCGGTCGAGGTGGCCGAGTACCTGGGCCTGCGCCCCACCTGGGTCGACTCCACCTCGGTGGGCGGCTCGACCTGGGAGGTCATGACCGCCCACGCGGCGGACGCGATCGCGGCCGGGCACGCCAACGCCGTCCTGCTGGTCTACGGATCCACGGCCCGCGCGGACATCAAGGCCCGGCGGCGGACCTCCAACCTGTCGTTCGGGGCGCGGGGACCGCTGCAGTTCGAGGTCCCGTACGGCCACACGCTGATCTCCAAGTACGCCATGGCCGCCCGCCGCCACATGCACGAGTACGGGACGACGCTGGAGCAGCTCGCCGCGGTGGCCGTCCAGGCCCGGGCGAACGCGGCCACCAACCCGGACGCGATGTTCCGCGACCCGATCACGGTGGACGACGTCCTGTCGGGCGAGATGATCGCGGACCCCTTCACGAAGCTGCACTGCTGCATCCGCTCGGACGGAGGCTGCGCGGTGCTGCTGGCGGCCGAGGACTACGTACCGGACACCGCGAAGGCCCCGGTGTGGGTCCTGGGCTCCGGCACGTCCGTCTCCCACACCACGATGTCGGAGTGGGAGGACTTCACGGTGTCCCCGGCGGCGGTCTCGGGCCGCATCGCCTTCGAGCGGGCCGGCCTCACCCCGGCGGACGTGGACCTCGCGGAGATCTACGACGCCTTCACGTACATGACCCTGGTGACCCTGGAGGACCTCGGCTTCTGCGCGAAGGGCGAGGGCGGGGCCTTCGTGGAGAAGGGCCGCCTCCTGCGCGACGGGGAACTCCCGGTCAACACGGACGGCGGCGGCCTCTCGGCCTGCCACCCCGGCATGCGCGGCCTGTTCCTCCTGGTCGAGGCCGTCCGCCAACTCCGCGGCGAGGCGGGCCCGGGCCAGGTGACGAAGCACGGCGGCCACCTCCCCGAGGTGGCCCTGACCTCGGGCACAGGCGGCTGGTTCTGCTCCTCGGGCACGGTCCTGCTGGGCCGGGGGTGA
- a CDS encoding lipid-transfer protein: protein MAATLKDATAIVGIGQTPFAKQLPQSEKELACRAILAALADAGIDPGEVDAFASYTMEETDEVEVAKAIGAGDITFFSKIGYGGGGSCATVGHLASAVAAGQATVGVAWRSRKRGSGPRPWKNTAVQLPTPAQWTRPFGLLRPADEIGMLARRYMHEYGATRDHLFNVAMACRNRANANPAAMMYERPLTREMYMTSRMISDPLCLFDNCLETDGALACVIVSAERARDCRQRPVYVHSVAQGLPAQHHGMVNYWNDDPLSGPAWTAARHLWKQADFGPQDVDVAQIYDAFTPLIPLSLEGYGFCGRGEGAAFTEGGALEMGGRLPINTGGGGLSEAYVHGFNLINEGVKQLRGISTAQVPDAATCLVTAGEGVPTSAILLRS from the coding sequence ATGGCGGCAACGCTCAAGGACGCTACGGCGATAGTCGGCATCGGCCAGACGCCCTTCGCGAAACAACTGCCCCAGTCCGAGAAGGAACTGGCCTGCCGGGCGATCCTGGCCGCCCTCGCCGACGCCGGCATCGACCCTGGCGAGGTCGACGCCTTCGCCTCCTACACCATGGAGGAGACCGACGAGGTCGAGGTCGCCAAGGCCATCGGCGCCGGCGACATCACCTTCTTCTCCAAGATCGGCTACGGCGGCGGCGGTTCCTGCGCCACCGTCGGCCACCTCGCGTCCGCCGTCGCCGCCGGCCAGGCCACCGTCGGCGTCGCCTGGCGTTCCCGCAAGCGCGGCTCGGGCCCGCGCCCCTGGAAGAACACCGCCGTCCAGCTGCCCACGCCCGCCCAGTGGACCCGCCCCTTCGGCCTGTTGCGCCCGGCCGACGAGATCGGCATGCTGGCCCGCCGCTACATGCACGAGTACGGCGCCACCCGCGACCACCTCTTCAACGTGGCCATGGCCTGCCGCAACCGGGCCAACGCCAACCCGGCCGCGATGATGTACGAGCGGCCGCTGACCCGCGAGATGTACATGACCTCCCGCATGATCAGCGACCCGCTCTGCCTCTTCGACAACTGCCTGGAGACCGACGGCGCGCTGGCCTGCGTCATCGTCTCCGCCGAGCGCGCCCGGGACTGCCGCCAGAGACCCGTCTACGTGCACTCCGTCGCCCAGGGCCTGCCCGCCCAGCACCACGGCATGGTCAACTACTGGAACGACGACCCGCTGTCGGGACCCGCCTGGACCGCCGCCCGCCACCTCTGGAAGCAGGCCGACTTCGGGCCGCAGGACGTGGACGTCGCCCAGATCTACGACGCCTTCACCCCGCTGATCCCGCTCTCGCTGGAGGGCTACGGCTTCTGCGGACGCGGCGAGGGCGCCGCCTTCACCGAAGGCGGGGCCCTGGAGATGGGCGGCCGGCTCCCCATCAACACCGGGGGCGGGGGCCTGTCCGAGGCGTACGTGCACGGCTTCAACCTGATCAACGAGGGCGTCAAGCAGCTGCGCGGCATCTCCACCGCCCAGGTGCCGGACGCCGCGACCTGCCTGGTGACGGCGGGCGAGGGTGTCCCGACGTCCGCGATCCTGCTGAGGAGCTGA
- a CDS encoding TetR family transcriptional regulator — protein sequence MTGQVRTVDGRVAGRRGQATRQKLLDCLSEMLSSSPYRDVKVIDVARKAGTSPATFYQYFPDVEGAVLEIAEHMATEGAQLTSLVEGRTWVGKSGWAAAEELVEGFLEFWRRNDAILRVVDLGAAEGDKRFYKIRMKILNSVTNSLTESMKELQAKGKVDKDVSPAAMAGSLVAMLAAVASHQKGFQTWGVKQAELRPNLALLVHLGITGKKPTK from the coding sequence ATGACAGGACAAGTACGCACCGTCGACGGGCGTGTCGCCGGCCGGCGCGGCCAGGCGACGCGGCAGAAGCTGCTCGACTGCCTCAGCGAGATGCTCAGCTCCTCGCCGTACCGCGACGTCAAGGTGATCGACGTCGCCCGCAAGGCCGGCACCTCCCCCGCGACCTTCTACCAGTACTTCCCGGACGTCGAGGGCGCCGTCCTGGAGATCGCCGAACACATGGCCACCGAGGGCGCGCAGTTGACGTCGCTCGTCGAGGGCCGGACCTGGGTCGGCAAGTCCGGTTGGGCGGCCGCCGAGGAACTCGTCGAGGGCTTCCTGGAGTTCTGGCGTCGCAACGACGCGATCCTGCGGGTCGTCGACCTCGGCGCGGCCGAGGGCGACAAGCGCTTCTACAAGATCCGCATGAAGATCCTGAACTCGGTCACCAACTCCCTCACCGAATCGATGAAGGAGCTCCAGGCCAAGGGCAAGGTCGACAAGGACGTCAGCCCTGCGGCGATGGCCGGTTCACTGGTCGCGATGCTGGCCGCGGTCGCCTCGCACCAGAAGGGCTTCCAGACCTGGGGCGTCAAGCAGGCCGAACTCCGGCCGAACCTGGCGCTGCTCGTCCACCTCGGCATCACGGGCAAGAAGCCGACGAAGTAA
- a CDS encoding enoyl-CoA hydratase/isomerase family protein, translating into MTVRVERDKTTGVAVVTLDRERRHNAIDLDTAAELSAVWREFRFAEDVRAVVLTGAGTAAFCTGIDRDAEVAQPASPYSTDDPLIAIGPKAGDLWKPVVAAVNGMACGGAFYLLGESEFLIASSSATFFDPHTTYGMVSAYEAVYMAQRMPFGEAARMSLMGTAERLSARRAHEIGLVSELTEPAELLPAALRAAQTLAGFPTEAVQGTVRALWSAKQAALQQALAQAPALIRLGNLAPERQAELFTARRRAPEPRVR; encoded by the coding sequence GTGACCGTACGGGTGGAGCGGGACAAGACGACCGGGGTCGCGGTCGTCACCCTGGACCGCGAGCGCAGGCACAACGCCATCGACCTGGACACGGCCGCCGAACTGAGCGCGGTGTGGCGGGAGTTCCGGTTCGCCGAGGACGTGCGGGCCGTGGTGCTGACGGGCGCCGGGACGGCCGCCTTCTGCACCGGCATCGACCGGGACGCGGAGGTGGCGCAGCCCGCGTCCCCGTACTCGACCGACGACCCGCTGATCGCGATCGGCCCCAAGGCGGGCGACCTGTGGAAGCCGGTCGTCGCCGCCGTCAACGGCATGGCCTGCGGCGGGGCCTTCTACCTGCTGGGCGAGTCGGAGTTCCTCATCGCGTCCTCGTCCGCGACCTTCTTCGACCCGCACACGACGTACGGGATGGTCAGCGCCTACGAGGCCGTCTACATGGCGCAGCGCATGCCCTTCGGCGAGGCCGCCCGGATGTCCCTCATGGGCACGGCCGAACGGCTCTCCGCGCGGCGGGCCCACGAGATCGGACTCGTCTCCGAACTGACCGAGCCCGCGGAACTGCTCCCGGCGGCCCTGCGTGCGGCGCAGACCCTGGCCGGCTTCCCGACCGAGGCCGTACAGGGCACCGTACGGGCCCTGTGGTCGGCGAAGCAGGCCGCGCTCCAGCAGGCGCTGGCCCAGGCCCCGGCCCTGATCCGGTTGGGGAACCTGGCGCCGGAGCGGCAGGCGGAACTGTTCACGGCGCGGCGACGGGCACCGGAGCCGCGGGTGAGGTGA